In the Verrucomicrobiia bacterium genome, one interval contains:
- the dnaJ gene encoding molecular chaperone DnaJ codes for MSKRDYYEVLGISKNASPDEIKKAFRRLAIQYHPDKEGGNEEKFKEVNEAYEVLKDPSKRQRYDQFGHAGVGGSAGAGGGNPFEGFQGFGGAQGARFDFGDLGLGDIFGSFFGGGQQQQGPRRGQDVETDVTVSFEEAVFGVEKDISIYLDDTCSHCKGTTVEPGHNLKTCPTCQGSGQQMRIMNTIFGQIQQSTMCSTCEGRGKVPEKVCTVCKGKGTERRHQTIALKVPAGIDDGATIRLRERGEAIANGGKGDLYVHVRVNPHKHFTREGDLILSDEHVTMVDAALGTEIEVDTVDGPLTMKIPAGTQSGTDFKLSGHGVPHLRGGGRGSHIVTIHVDTPTKLSKRQKELLEEFRSHKKRGLF; via the coding sequence ATGAGTAAAAGAGATTATTACGAAGTTTTAGGCATAAGCAAAAACGCCTCACCAGACGAAATCAAGAAGGCGTTTCGGCGGCTGGCGATTCAATACCACCCGGATAAAGAGGGCGGTAATGAGGAGAAGTTCAAAGAGGTCAACGAAGCTTACGAAGTCTTAAAAGACCCTTCAAAACGCCAGCGCTACGACCAATTTGGTCACGCTGGAGTGGGTGGTAGTGCCGGTGCTGGTGGCGGTAATCCGTTTGAAGGTTTTCAGGGCTTCGGTGGTGCCCAGGGAGCTCGCTTCGATTTTGGCGATCTGGGCCTTGGCGACATTTTTGGCAGCTTCTTTGGTGGTGGCCAGCAGCAACAAGGCCCTCGGCGTGGCCAAGACGTTGAAACCGATGTAACGGTTAGTTTTGAAGAAGCGGTATTTGGCGTCGAAAAAGACATAAGTATTTATCTTGACGATACCTGTTCGCACTGTAAGGGCACCACAGTAGAGCCTGGCCATAACCTGAAAACCTGCCCAACCTGCCAGGGTTCAGGCCAGCAAATGCGCATCATGAATACTATTTTTGGGCAAATTCAGCAGTCAACCATGTGCTCTACCTGCGAAGGCCGTGGTAAGGTGCCAGAAAAAGTTTGCACCGTTTGTAAAGGCAAGGGCACCGAGCGACGCCACCAAACGATTGCTCTAAAGGTCCCCGCCGGTATCGATGACGGCGCCACTATTCGCCTGCGTGAACGCGGAGAGGCAATTGCTAATGGTGGAAAGGGCGATTTGTATGTGCATGTTCGGGTAAACCCACACAAACATTTCACGCGTGAGGGCGACTTAATTTTAAGTGATGAACACGTGACGATGGTCGATGCGGCGCTGGGGACAGAGATCGAAGTCGACACTGTCGATGGCCCGCTCACCATGAAAATTCCTGCCGGTACCCAAAGCGGCACCGATTTCAAGCTGTCGGGTCATGGGGTGCCACATCTGCGCGGCGGTGGGCGTGGTTCGCACATCGTTACGATACATGTTGATACGCCAACCAAGCTTTCGAAGCGCCAAAAAGAGCTGCTCGAAGAATTCCGCAGCCATAAAAAACGCGGCCTGTTTTAG